TGTCTTCGGCTGCCCTCCCCAGGGCCTGCTCTTCTCCCGTGTGCGCCCGCCCCATTCTGTCCTCTCCCCGCGCCAGAGAGACGTACTTGAGCGGGTGCTCGTCGAGCGCTGTCGGATGGATGCCGCGCACGTAAGGAGCGACGAACTCCCGGTTGCAGTAAGCGTAGATCGGGATGAAGGGCATGGCGTCGAGCGCCACCGCCTCGGCCTGGGCCAAGAGTTGGAGCCGTTGCACCGGTTCGCGCTCGCGGCCGGCGGCGGCGACGAGGGAATCGAAACGCGCATTGCTCCAACGGGTGCGGCTGTTGCCGTCCCCGGTCACGAGGATGGCGAGGAAGCTGTTGGGATCCATGTAGTCGCCGATCCAGGAGCGCCGCGCGATCTGGTACCGGCATTCCACGGTAGCGCGCATGTAGCTCGCCCATTCCTGGCTGGAAAGACGCAAGTCGATTCCCAAGTGCTCCTTCCACATGGCCTGCACGGCCTCGCCGATCTTCTTGTTGTCCTCGCCGGTGTTGAAGAGGAGCTCGACGGCGGGGAAGCCCTGGCCGCCCGGGTAGCCGGCGTCGGCGAGCAAACGGCGGGCGCGCTCCGGATCGAAGTGCACGCCCTCGGGGTAGGGGTAATCGCGAAACCCGTGCGGCACGATGTTGCCCCAAGGGGCACCACTCCCGTGCAGAACGTAGCGCGCGATGCGCTCACGGTCGATGGCATAGGCGAGGGCCCGCCGGACGCGCGGGTCGTCCAGCGGCGGCTCGGTCACCACCATGGAGTAGAAGTAGAGTGCCAGGTACGGCCCCGTGCGGTAATCCGCGTAGTGCTGGATATACGGGATCATTTGCGCCGGCACATAGCCGCTCGGGTTCCAATCGGTCATCCCGGCGCGGTACATGGACAGCATCGTGGACGGGTCGTCGACGCTGTAGCAGACGATGCGGCGCAGGCGCACCCGCGCCGCGTCCCAATAGCCCGGGAACTTCTCGAACTCGAGGCGGTCGTTCTGCCGGTGACGCAGCAGGCGGAAGGGGCCGTTGCCGACGATGTGCTCCGGGTGCGTCCAGCGGTCGCCCCAGGTCTCCAGCGTGCGGCGGTGCACGGGCAGGAAGGGATGGTAGGTGAGCAGCTGCAGGAAGTACGGCGTCGGCACTTCCAGCACTACCTGGAAAGTGCTGTCGTCGAGGGCTCGAATGCCCACTGGCGCCGGATCGGCGATCTCCTTCTTCTTGTAGGCCCTGGCGTTGCGGATGAGATAGAAGAGGTCGGCGTAGCGCGCCGGCGTGTCCGGATGGAGCAAACGCAGCCACGACCACTCGAAGTCGTGGGCCGTGACTCGGTCGCCGTTCGTCCAGCGACTGTCTGTGCGCAGGTGGAAGAGATAGGTGACGCCGTCCGGCGCCAGTTCCCAGCTCTTGGCCATGCCCGGGCGCGGCACCAGCGTCTCCGGGTCCGGCGTCACCAGACCCTCGAAGAGAAGGCGCGCGACGCGCCCGTCGGGCTGTCCCGACAGGAGGCCGGGATCGAGGGTTTCGGGCTCGGCGCCGTTGGCGAAGCGGAAGACCTCCTCGTCGGGCGGCGTGGTGCGGCCGAAGTACTCGACCTCGTGGCCATGGCTGCCACGAAGGCGCCAGAGGATCATGGTCACCGCGAGGAGGAGCAGCAGCAGTCCAAGTGCCGGCCAGCGCGCACGACCTTGTGTGCGGCGATCCACCCTTCTCTCCACGCCACCCATGCGCACAAAATAGCACGGCTTCTGCGAGCCGTCGCCACACCGATGCGTCGCTCCAGCAGCCACGGGCCTCGCGTATAGTGTGGCCCTGCACACTCGCCCGACGAGGGAGCATGGCCGGCACCTGGTTCGTCACCCTCACCGCACTCTTGGTCCGCGTCGCCCTCTGGCTGCATCAGCCAGGGCTCACCTACGATGGCACCTACTATCTGCGCCAGGCCGAGCGGCTCCTGCGCGGCGATTTCCAGGTGATCGGTTTTCCGCCAGGATATCCGCTGGTGGTGGCGCTGGTGCGCGTCGTCGCCGGGGATTTCGAGCTCGCCGGCCGCGTGGTGAGCCTGGTCGCCGGAACCGCTACGGTGGCGCTCTTCCACCTCTGGGCGCGCCGCCATCTCCCGGGACGCTGGGCGCTCGCCGCGGCCCTCTTTCTCGCCGTGCACCCGGAAGTGGCGCGCCAGCACGTGGAGATCCTGAGCGAACCGCTCTACATTTTCTGCATCGTTCTCGGCTTCACGCTCTTCGAGAAGGGGCGCGACCTCGCGGCCGG
This window of the Candidatus Krumholzibacteriia bacterium genome carries:
- a CDS encoding peptide ABC transporter substrate-binding protein, giving the protein MDRRTQGRARWPALGLLLLLLAVTMILWRLRGSHGHEVEYFGRTTPPDEEVFRFANGAEPETLDPGLLSGQPDGRVARLLFEGLVTPDPETLVPRPGMAKSWELAPDGVTYLFHLRTDSRWTNGDRVTAHDFEWSWLRLLHPDTPARYADLFYLIRNARAYKKKEIADPAPVGIRALDDSTFQVVLEVPTPYFLQLLTYHPFLPVHRRTLETWGDRWTHPEHIVGNGPFRLLRHRQNDRLEFEKFPGYWDAARVRLRRIVCYSVDDPSTMLSMYRAGMTDWNPSGYVPAQMIPYIQHYADYRTGPYLALYFYSMVVTEPPLDDPRVRRALAYAIDRERIARYVLHGSGAPWGNIVPHGFRDYPYPEGVHFDPERARRLLADAGYPGGQGFPAVELLFNTGEDNKKIGEAVQAMWKEHLGIDLRLSSQEWASYMRATVECRYQIARRSWIGDYMDPNSFLAILVTGDGNSRTRWSNARFDSLVAAAGREREPVQRLQLLAQAEAVALDAMPFIPIYAYCNREFVAPYVRGIHPTALDEHPLKYVSLARGEDRMGRAHTGEEQALGRAAEDSVAVGGATTGTGSGR